The following DNA comes from Cricetulus griseus strain 17A/GY unplaced genomic scaffold, alternate assembly CriGri-PICRH-1.0 unplaced_scaffold_335, whole genome shotgun sequence.
CTATTGTTCACAAGCTTCTCTCTACACTTGTGTGATCTAATTTCAACATACTAAGGCAAGATGAAGAAAATGAGTAAATCCGTCAATATCCTGATTTGAGGTTTGTGTAGGCAATGCCTCATGTTTTACACGCCATAATTTAGgtacatttttcaaaaaataattttctgtttgtttctttctgtaaaaAGTATTCCCTGGACTTTCACTAAAGGTGGAGTTTAAATGTAACTCAGGGACGAGAAAATATCACAAAGAATGAATCCAAGTATCATGAGTCCCTGAAGTGAGAAGTCAAGTCATGAAAACTTTGCATCCCAAACTATCTTTTTGAATGCACACTTCACTTCTTTGTTCCTCAAGCTGTAGACCAGAGGGTTCAGCATGGGAATGACCATGGTGTAAAACACAGATGTCATTTTGTCTGTGTCCATGGAGTGACTAGAGGTGGGCTGTAAGTACATGAATATAATTGTCCCATAGAAAATAGACACTGCAGTGAAGTGTGAGGCACATGTGGATACAGCCTTTAGATATCCAGCACTTGACTTCATCTTTAGGATAGTGACAAAAATGAATATGTACGATATCCAGATAACTAAGAGAGCAACAAAGACATTGAAGCTTGCTACATAAATAAGAACCAACTCACTAACATGTCTATCAGAGCAAGAGAGAACCATGACTGCAGGAATATCACAAAAAAAGTGGTGAATCACATGAGCCCCacagaaagaaagactgaaagTGTCCCCAATTTGAATGGAGGCATTCAGGAAACCACAGAAATAGGAACATatagaaagacacacatacacacttctaGTCATAGTGGTAGCATAGTATAGTGGCTTACACACTGCTGTGTATCGATCATAGGCCATTGAGGCCAGGAGATAACTCTCAGC
Coding sequences within:
- the LOC113835151 gene encoding olfactory receptor 5B3-like, with translation MTQMNNRTEVTHFLLLGLTDEPGLQIPLFITFLLIYTITLVGNLGMILLIVLDSRLHTPMYIFLGNLSFVDFCYSSAVTPTVMTGLLTEYKVISYNDCATQMFFFVAFATAESYLLASMAYDRYTAVCKPLYYATTMTRSVYVCLSICSYFCGFLNASIQIGDTFSLSFCGAHVIHHFFCDIPAVMVLSCSDRHVSELVLIYVASFNVFVALLVIWISYIFIFVTILKMKSSAGYLKAVSTCASHFTAVSIFYGTIIFMYLQPTSSHSMDTDKMTSVFYTMVIPMLNPLVYSLRNKEVKCAFKKIVWDAKFS